GCGGGACCTTCCAAGCGCCGCCGGCGTCGGCGCTCGACACCGTCCCCTCCGCCATGCTCGAACTCCTCCCCTCCCCCGGCCCCGACGTCGTCGCCTTCCGCGTGAGCGGGAAGGTCACCAAGGAGGACGTCGAGCTCGCGTGGGCGTCGCTCGACGCCGCGCTCGACGAGGCCGAGACGATCGGGCTCTACGCCGAGGTGGTCGACCTCGGCGGCGTCACGCTGGCGGGCCTCGTGGAAGACCTCGCCCACGCGATCAAAGCCCTCGGCGAGTGGCACCGGTTCGCGCGGTACGCCGTCGTCAGCGACAAGGCCTGGCTTCGGACGCTCGCCGACGTCGAAGGCAAGCTCCTCCCGGGCATCGAGATCCGGACGTACACGCCGGAGGGGTCGGAGGCGGCGATCGCGTGGCTCACGGCGCACACGGCGCCGCAGTCGCC
This sequence is a window from Rubrivirga marina. Protein-coding genes within it:
- a CDS encoding STAS/SEC14 domain-containing protein, with product MLELLPSPGPDVVAFRVSGKVTKEDVELAWASLDAALDEAETIGLYAEVVDLGGVTLAGLVEDLAHAIKALGEWHRFARYAVVSDKAWLRTLADVEGKLLPGIEIRTYTPEGSEAAIAWLTAHTAPQSPAA